A section of the Natrinema sp. HArc-T2 genome encodes:
- a CDS encoding MTH1187 family thiamine-binding protein → MTAIARLEIIPVREEQMSDQIAAAIDALDQFDISYELTPMDTVIEADDVNEIFDAAAAAHEAIDEDRIITSLEIDHQPDREQHTADRVAAVEHELGRTPQG, encoded by the coding sequence ATGACAGCAATCGCCAGACTCGAGATCATTCCGGTGCGAGAGGAACAGATGTCGGACCAGATCGCCGCCGCAATCGACGCGCTCGATCAGTTCGACATCTCGTACGAACTCACGCCGATGGATACGGTCATCGAAGCCGACGACGTGAACGAGATCTTTGATGCCGCAGCGGCCGCACACGAAGCGATCGACGAAGACCGAATCATCACCTCGTTAGAGATCGACCACCAACCCGATCGCGAGCAGCACACGGCAGACCGAGTGGCGGCGGTCGAACACGAACTCGGTCGGACGCCACAAGGGTAG
- a CDS encoding universal stress protein has product MASRILVAFDESPQATAALHHALSTYTDAEIHVLHVSDPREWVSADGMDGFYSETVYNQSQESAERLLEEATEVAEEYDTDLKTDTTVGTAASAIVRYAEEHDIDHIVLGSHGRRGLSRFLLGSVAERVVRRSPGSVTIIREEEPADTV; this is encoded by the coding sequence ATGGCATCCCGAATCCTGGTCGCGTTCGACGAATCGCCGCAGGCGACCGCCGCGTTGCACCACGCGCTGTCGACGTACACTGACGCCGAGATCCACGTCCTCCACGTCAGCGACCCGCGAGAATGGGTGAGTGCTGACGGCATGGACGGGTTCTACTCGGAGACGGTCTACAACCAGTCACAGGAGTCTGCCGAACGGCTCCTCGAGGAGGCGACCGAGGTCGCAGAGGAGTACGATACAGACCTGAAAACAGATACAACAGTCGGAACGGCGGCGTCAGCAATCGTCCGGTACGCAGAGGAACACGACATCGACCACATCGTTCTCGGGAGCCACGGCCGACGCGGACTGTCGCGATTCCTGCTCGGGAGCGTCGCCGAACGGGTCGTCCGTCGCTCGCCAGGGTCCGTGACGATTATCCGCGAGGAAGAGCCCGCCGACACGGTGTAG
- the rpl12p gene encoding 50S ribosomal protein P1 produces the protein MEYVYAALILHEADEEINEDALTDVLDAAGVDVEESRVKALVAALEDVDIEEAISETAVGAPAPAAPAGEAEEAEPAEEEAPEEEEPEEEEEDEGATGEGLGELFG, from the coding sequence ATGGAATACGTATACGCAGCCCTCATCCTGCACGAAGCGGACGAAGAGATCAACGAAGACGCCCTTACGGACGTGCTCGACGCTGCCGGCGTCGACGTTGAAGAGTCCCGCGTGAAGGCACTCGTTGCCGCACTCGAGGACGTCGATATCGAGGAAGCGATTTCTGAGACGGCGGTCGGTGCGCCAGCGCCGGCTGCACCCGCTGGGGAAGCTGAAGAGGCGGAACCTGCGGAGGAAGAAGCACCGGAGGAAGAAGAACCGGAAGAAGAAGAGGAAGACGAAGGAGCGACCGGCGAGGGACTCGGCGAGCTATTCGGATAA
- a CDS encoding universal stress protein, translated as MSAHILVPIDRSSQSTAGLVYTLVSFPEATVTAIHITDTEHDAYATVGSPESSDERLEQAGERLLERATELAAEYDRELETVLERGIPHRTIVEYIVEHDIDHVVLGSHGESPIVRPFLGHVSEAVIRRAPVSTTIVPETQSELLEREFPGRVLVPVDGSDQSLAALEYATSQFSEGQIAIFHAVALPFEYDVDAIDGTYLENIVNDLPEQGESILDTASDAIEDDDLAVETALTYGAPSRSIVEYAVDNEFDQIIMGSHGRSLPARLITGNVAETVSHRSPIPVTLIRGQPNGSS; from the coding sequence ATGTCAGCACATATTCTCGTTCCGATCGATCGCTCGTCACAGTCGACCGCAGGACTCGTCTACACGCTCGTCTCGTTTCCCGAGGCCACTGTCACCGCGATACATATCACCGACACCGAACACGACGCGTACGCGACGGTTGGCTCGCCCGAATCGAGCGACGAGCGCCTCGAACAGGCCGGTGAACGGCTCCTCGAGCGTGCAACCGAGCTCGCAGCGGAGTACGACCGCGAACTCGAGACGGTACTCGAGAGAGGTATCCCTCATCGAACGATCGTCGAGTACATCGTCGAACACGACATCGATCACGTCGTCCTCGGCAGCCACGGCGAATCACCGATCGTTCGGCCGTTCCTCGGCCACGTCAGTGAAGCCGTCATCCGACGAGCCCCCGTCTCGACGACGATCGTCCCGGAGACACAGTCGGAACTCCTCGAGCGAGAGTTCCCCGGTCGCGTGCTGGTTCCCGTCGACGGCTCCGACCAGTCACTCGCCGCACTCGAGTACGCGACCAGCCAGTTTTCGGAGGGTCAGATCGCCATTTTCCACGCCGTGGCGCTCCCGTTCGAATACGATGTCGATGCCATCGACGGCACGTACCTCGAGAATATCGTTAACGACCTCCCCGAGCAGGGAGAGTCGATTCTCGATACAGCCAGCGACGCGATCGAAGACGACGACCTCGCCGTCGAGACGGCGCTGACATACGGAGCGCCGTCTCGATCGATCGTCGAATACGCAGTGGACAACGAATTCGATCAGATCATCATGGGGAGTCACGGCCGGTCCTTGCCGGCGCGACTCATCACTGGAAACGTCGCTGAGACTGTGTCACATCGATCGCCGATACCAGTGACGCTGATACGGGGACAACCGAATGGATCGTCATAG